A genomic stretch from Streptomyces sp. QL37 includes:
- a CDS encoding molybdopterin-dependent oxidoreductase yields MRDRRRRTGAHLPSPGLPLPTEPAFWRSPVRGVRFTAVLGLVLLAGISLLFVTGLLSYAAYNPGLAAVNDKTPAKGWLGFYLFDWPTGPHWLYRLTQGIHVTLGIVLVPVLLAKLWSVVPKLFALPPARSAGHALERLSLLLLVGGALFEFVTGLLNIQLEYLFPGSFYPLHFYGAWVFFAAFLAHTCLKLPRALSVLRHGLPTAGSDELASPDPATPTVSRRGALAVVGMGSLLLLVTSVGRSFDGGLRRTALLTPRGGAEPGPGPNGFQINKTAAKVGIAPAETGEHWRLTVVGRDGEIHLSLAELLSMDQHSAALPIACVEGWSTSDQWWRGVRLCDLAALAGFPDGPPGVLVESLQRSGPFRRVALRDNQVRDPRSLLALGVNGEPLSPDHGRPARVIVPAAPGVMNTKWVSRLTFGEL; encoded by the coding sequence ATGCGCGACCGACGCCGGCGAACCGGTGCACACCTCCCCTCCCCCGGGCTCCCTCTTCCCACCGAGCCGGCCTTCTGGCGCAGTCCGGTGCGCGGGGTCCGGTTCACCGCCGTACTCGGCCTGGTGCTCCTCGCCGGCATCAGTCTGCTGTTCGTCACCGGCCTCCTGTCGTACGCGGCTTACAATCCGGGTCTCGCCGCCGTGAACGACAAGACACCGGCCAAGGGGTGGCTGGGCTTCTACCTGTTCGACTGGCCCACCGGGCCCCACTGGCTGTACCGGCTGACCCAGGGGATCCACGTCACCCTCGGCATCGTCCTGGTCCCGGTCCTGCTGGCCAAACTGTGGTCGGTGGTCCCGAAGCTCTTCGCACTGCCGCCGGCTCGGTCGGCCGGGCACGCTCTGGAGCGCCTGTCGCTGCTGCTGCTCGTGGGCGGGGCGCTCTTCGAGTTCGTCACGGGACTGCTCAACATCCAGTTGGAGTATCTGTTCCCCGGATCGTTCTACCCTCTGCACTTCTACGGGGCCTGGGTCTTCTTCGCCGCGTTCCTCGCCCACACCTGTCTGAAGCTGCCCCGGGCACTGAGCGTCCTGCGCCACGGTCTTCCCACGGCGGGGAGCGACGAACTCGCCTCACCGGATCCCGCGACACCGACCGTCTCCCGGCGCGGTGCCCTGGCCGTCGTGGGGATGGGGTCGCTGCTGCTCCTGGTGACGTCCGTCGGCCGGAGCTTCGACGGCGGGCTGCGGCGGACCGCCCTGCTGACCCCGCGTGGCGGCGCCGAACCCGGCCCGGGACCCAACGGCTTCCAGATCAACAAGACGGCCGCGAAGGTGGGTATCGCTCCGGCCGAGACGGGGGAACACTGGCGGCTCACGGTGGTCGGACGGGACGGGGAGATCCACCTGTCCCTGGCGGAGCTCCTGTCCATGGATCAGCACAGCGCAGCGCTGCCCATCGCCTGTGTCGAGGGCTGGTCGACGTCCGATCAGTGGTGGCGCGGGGTCCGCCTGTGCGATCTGGCCGCACTCGCCGGCTTCCCGGACGGCCCGCCGGGGGTCCTGGTGGAGTCCCTCCAGCGAAGCGGGCCGTTCCGGAGGGTGGCGCTGAGGGACAACCAGGTGCGCGACCCTCGCTCACTGTTGGCGCTGGGCGTCAACGGTGAACCGTTGTCACCGGATCACGGCCGTCCGGCGCGCGTCATCGTGCCGGCCGCCCCCGGCGTGATGAATACCAAATGGGTGAGCCGCCTGACGTTCGGAGAGCTGTGA
- a CDS encoding glycosyl hydrolase: MAVQRRLISFGVGATALCLLVGGAVVADRDTADVQAGKGAAQQAPEPGTTTAIGAYLDYGPKGVQRMGELSRWLGGTELRVGHSYLPGDLWENIEGRPGFLASWAAWRKAADDRMFVLNTPMLERNEEHVSDEEVRGLLRAGAEGQFDEHFRRLAERLVLLGVPDTVIVLGWEMNGTTYTHRCGPDPVAWKSYWNRIVTTMRSVSGQSFRFDFAPSRGRDAVPWTECYPGDDVVDIIGMDSYDQPPARTFDEQVNEPYGLQKQVDFAAEHGKPISFPEWGLFRNGDNPEYMRRMLEWMDRHRPVYQTITDYCPHGVWQCADNPESSRVFREMLSGLPDATGPSAPAPDPSGTPETPKPDKPAPTTPTPDTNDSGWCFTLPLSDWFGQWLGDRELCLRD; the protein is encoded by the coding sequence GTGGCCGTACAGCGCCGTCTCATCAGTTTCGGCGTCGGAGCGACCGCGCTCTGCCTCCTCGTCGGCGGTGCGGTCGTCGCCGACCGTGACACCGCGGACGTCCAGGCCGGCAAGGGCGCGGCGCAGCAGGCGCCGGAGCCGGGGACGACGACCGCCATCGGCGCCTATCTGGACTACGGGCCGAAGGGCGTGCAGCGGATGGGGGAGCTGTCCCGCTGGCTCGGCGGCACGGAGCTGCGCGTCGGGCACAGTTATCTGCCGGGCGACCTGTGGGAGAACATCGAGGGCCGCCCCGGTTTCCTCGCCTCCTGGGCGGCATGGCGTAAAGCGGCCGACGACCGGATGTTCGTGCTCAACACGCCGATGCTGGAGCGGAACGAGGAGCACGTGTCCGACGAGGAGGTCCGCGGCCTGCTGCGGGCCGGCGCCGAGGGGCAGTTCGACGAGCACTTCCGCCGGCTGGCCGAGCGCCTGGTCCTGCTGGGCGTCCCGGACACGGTGATCGTCCTCGGCTGGGAGATGAACGGGACCACGTACACGCACCGGTGCGGTCCCGATCCCGTCGCCTGGAAGTCGTACTGGAACCGCATCGTCACGACGATGCGGTCCGTGTCCGGCCAGAGCTTCCGCTTCGACTTCGCTCCGAGCCGGGGCCGGGACGCCGTGCCGTGGACGGAGTGCTATCCGGGCGACGACGTCGTGGACATCATCGGCATGGACTCCTACGACCAGCCTCCGGCACGGACCTTCGACGAGCAGGTGAACGAACCGTACGGTCTGCAGAAGCAGGTCGACTTCGCGGCCGAGCACGGCAAGCCGATCTCCTTCCCGGAGTGGGGGCTCTTCCGCAACGGCGACAACCCCGAGTACATGCGCCGCATGCTGGAGTGGATGGACCGGCACAGGCCGGTGTACCAGACGATCACGGACTACTGCCCGCACGGGGTGTGGCAGTGTGCCGACAACCCCGAGTCCTCCCGGGTGTTCCGCGAGATGCTGAGCGGGCTCCCGGACGCGACCGGGCCCTCGGCTCCCGCGCCGGACCCGAGCGGGACGCCGGAGACGCCCAAGCCCGACAAGCCGGCACCGACGACGCCCACGCCGGACACGAACGACTCCGGCTGGTGCTTCACCCTCCCGCTGAGCGACTGGTTCGGTCAGTGGCTGGGCGACCGCGAACTCTGCCTGCGCGACTGA
- a CDS encoding class I SAM-dependent methyltransferase — protein sequence MSTVLPPAGPSPVPWTADPYARALIRGRGPLFLRRKDGWLLPLDVERWCADADAADLSALRRSEGPVIDIGCGPGRLVAALAARGHRALGIDVSEAAIGRTQRIGGSALRRSVFEPLPGEGRWGTALLIDGNIGIGGDPRALLRRVAAVLAPGGLLITEASPHDVDERVQVRIDDGRGQSGAVPHFPWARAGVSALLGYARSEAWKPVDQWEADGRPFLALRRARTVRTTSQSDDTANSAAVISSQFPRNLSGDIPLAGS from the coding sequence ATGAGCACGGTGCTTCCGCCGGCGGGCCCGTCCCCCGTCCCCTGGACGGCCGATCCGTACGCGCGAGCACTCATCCGCGGCCGCGGCCCGCTCTTCCTCCGGCGGAAGGACGGATGGCTCCTTCCGCTGGACGTCGAACGCTGGTGCGCCGACGCCGACGCCGCCGACCTGTCGGCGCTCCGCCGGAGCGAGGGGCCGGTCATCGACATCGGATGCGGACCAGGGCGACTCGTGGCGGCACTGGCCGCGCGCGGACACCGCGCGCTGGGCATCGACGTGAGCGAGGCCGCCATCGGCCGCACCCAGCGGATCGGAGGATCGGCGCTCCGCCGCAGCGTGTTCGAACCGCTGCCCGGTGAAGGCCGCTGGGGGACGGCACTGCTCATCGACGGCAACATCGGGATCGGCGGTGACCCCCGGGCCCTGCTCCGCCGGGTCGCCGCCGTTCTGGCGCCGGGGGGTCTGCTCATCACGGAGGCCTCACCCCATGACGTGGACGAGCGGGTCCAGGTACGCATCGACGACGGCCGAGGGCAGTCCGGTGCGGTGCCCCACTTCCCCTGGGCCCGTGCCGGAGTGTCCGCGCTGCTCGGGTATGCCCGGTCGGAGGCCTGGAAGCCCGTCGATCAGTGGGAGGCCGACGGCCGTCCGTTCCTCGCCCTGCGCCGCGCCCGGACGGTCCGTACGACCAGCCAGAGCGACGACACGGCGAACAGCGCGGCCGTGATCAGCAGCCAGTTCCCCAGGAACCTGTCGGGGGACATCCCGCTCGCCGGCTCGTAG